AACCTATGATGTCGGTATAAACATTGAGGTCTACAAGATTATTTGAAATATGTAACAACGAATTAGATCTGATTATGAAATTTTTGAGATTGAAGATATTTTAATCAAAAAAAATAAGAATAGAATTGCGTAACGTAACAAATTTGAATCGAAATGAAAATACGTTGATTAAAAATTGGAAAAATTGAGTTATACCTGAAAGTTTGAAGAGACGATGATGCAGATAATGTGAATATTGAGAATGAAGGTTTGGTGGTATATATAGGGGGGCGAGTGGGGAAGAAAGGTTTTGAATTGTGTTATTTTGTAGTATTGGTAGCCgttgatgaatgatgatgaacgATCAAGATGGCGTGAGTAGTCACGCGGATCGCTGACGTGGCATAAGGTGTTTTGGAGAAATGAAGTGAAAACGTTGGGGGGATTTTGTGGGAATTTTAGGCGGGATGAAATtatgcaaaaaaataaaaaaagttaaatacGATTTTAGGCCACGTGGTTTTGGTTATTTTGTCAGGTTAGTTCAAATATTTCATTTTTTTCTGTGGATTCAAAAagatttcaccgttgccattttagtccactgggtttaacttcatccattttttctgttaacttgAATGGCAATTCggttattttatatgtaattctattaactaaaaaggcaattcggccatataaaatgaccgaatcgcccttctcgttaacagaaataattgATGAAGTTAACTCAGTAGACTAAATTGGCAACAGTGAAACATTTTTGAACCTAGGGATGAGATCGGtacgataccggtaccgtaccggtaccgataccgtaaATATTGTTACCGAAATTGATGAAATGTGGATACCGATTACCGTATTTATAGATTCGGTATCGGTAACGGTATTTCGGTACTTTACCGCTTTGGTGTCATCCATTGTTTGTTTTTACCTGAAAAAATTTCATGTGCAACCCATCCATCAATTATTAACTGAACTAAAGTAATATATTGAGGAATGTAAACAAAAGGTAAACATATTAAGTagtcaaaaaaatcaaaagttaATCATCCATGGGTTCGACTTTTAACATTTAAATTCCAACATGTCTAAAAAAATCATCATAATTGATTAAAAATAaccaaataaaagaaatttgatattggttgttgtaaaacaatgttcaaGAAAATATAACTTCATAGTGGAATCTAAGATAATAGCAAAATACATAAAGTCATTATTAAATCCGGTATTaataccggtatttaccgaaaaataccggtaccgataccgttttttaccgataccgaatttcgaaaaatctattaccgataccggtaccgtttatgatcggtacggtacggcatcggtacggtaccggtatttcggtaaaAAATCTCATCCCTATTTGAACCCACAGGAGAAAAATAAAATCTTTAGACTAAACTAGAAAAGTAACTCAAACTACGGGGACTAAATGACATTAAACTCAAAAAAAGTTCATGTAGCAAGTAAGCATAAGTGCATAACCAATATTTTTTTTAAGACAGAATATAGAAAAATGTTTTAAGATAGAATATAGAAAAGTGTTATAAAAATATAAGAAACATATGTACGAGTTGATACGAATGCGAGTTGCTCGAAATTGAGGTATAACTCAAAAAGAGTCCAAGCTTCTTTTGGAGCATCTATTAAAACATATGTACTAAAAACGAATGTCTCATAAGTCATGAAACATTGTGAACAGTATACCAAATTTATTTTGGTCAAGTCTTTCTTGCTAGATCATGTAAGGATTTGTCTTGGATGAGAAATAGTGGTTTGGAAATAAGTATGTTCTTACGCATGCATACTACTTTCCAAAAGAATCAATGTACATGAGTACATGGCGATTACTTTTAGCCTTTTAGGTCTCGCTTGTATGTAAAAATAGTTTAGTTGGAAAGGGTTTTGATGCATAGCAAGTGATAAACATGTATCTATTAGGGGGATGGGGTGTGATCACTCATCACTcattcatcactcacaacatctaATCAAGTTCCACCATGTCATCAActattattccatcactcacaaccttttttagtggcaatgcttatcactcacaacacccaacaataaacccacACCCCCTCACATCCTTTCCTCCATCACGCGTTGATTTTATCATGGGATCCTTCCATCACGCGTCGAAGTATGTTGGTGGTGGTGCTATGTTGCCAACTTCCACGCGTGGTATTGTTCCATCACGCACAATTTCTCCACCCCACCTCCCCTTAGAGAGTGAAATTGCTTGAGTTAGAAAAGTGTCAACAAAAAGCCTAATGTATATGTGATTGTCTAACCACATAAAAGTGCAAACTACATTTAAAATTTATTATAGGCTAGTGTTATACCATaaccgcgcgttgcggcggaaaATCACAGGTCAAGACTTCACGTGTCTAGTAAAATCACGGGTCAAGACCTCACGTGTCTAGTAGTAAATTTGGTTACGCGTGTGGTGTACATCGGAAAAACCATCTATTATTCCTATATGGTTTAGACTTTAGACCATGGTGGCCGGAACTATATACAAACATTGTATCATTAATGTATTTGATAGGTTTAAGTTGCAAGAAAGTCATAATAGTTTCTTAGCCATTCGTTGGGCACACCATGAACCTGTTGCATCCGGCATTTGTTAAGCAGCTACAATAGTTGGTTGGGCGCGCCATGAACCTGTTGTATCCGGCATATGTTAAGCAGCTACAATAGTTGGTTTCACTCGCAAGTGTATCTTAGATTATTCGTGTTGTATCCGGCATATGTTAAGCAGCTACAATAGCTGGTTTCACTCGCAAGTGTATCTTAGATTATTCGTTAATAAATTCGCACATGTACGTTAAAAATGAAAATCTTTCCGTTGCTGTCATTAGTTTGACGTCTTTGTAAATTAACCATAGTCGTTGTGTTGCTTCTCTTCCACAGTTGTTGGCTCCTCCTTTTCAGCACCTTCTCAAAACCAACATTTTCGTGTAAATAATCACCAAGCCACAACCAACGTTTACGTCGGTACCGATTCATGACACCATCAAATGCAaactcaaaaataaaaaaataataaacataaaaACAAAACTGAAACTTCTGCAACCTTATCCCTCAACTCAATTTGACTTTcttcattattatcaaatataAAGAATCTGTTGGTCAAAATCCAGCTAGAAAGTATTGAAGTGAACAAAGCAACTATTTTTATTTTCCAATACAAATCAAATCTAGTGTAGATTCATTAGTACTTTAAATTTTATTATTCTAGATTATAAAAACCAATATCAAATGATTCTTCATAAAATGATTTAAAACTACAATCTACAATGACGATTACCTAAGTTCTAATATGGTTCCTGGTAATACCGTTGAGAGTGGGGCAGCCGGAAAGAGCTATTGTGAACTCTAGTTCATCCTTCAACATCTCGATCACTATTTTTACTCCATATTCACCCTTTGTTGTTAAGCCACACACATTCGCTCGCCCAACCTACAATATTAGAAAATATCACCATGTATAATTCTAAGAAAATCGCTAAAATTTTGATTCGCCCCAAGAGCTAAAGCTTTGAATACATCTGTTCCTTGTCATATACCTCCATCAAATGGAACCTGGTATTCTTCTCTGAACTGCAAGTACCACTTGTAAGCCCTACAAATTTCTTAATCGATGGTGATAATCACAACGTGGTAGGCAAAACTGTGCTCGTGACAAGCCCGCTAACTCGTGCTATAATAACTTCAAAACTTTACCATGTGGAAAATCAAGTCGACCACATGGTTACTTCAAATACACCAACAAAAACCATCATATCAGACTAAAACAAAGATCAGTGGAGCGATTTGAAGGTCTGATGATGGATAGTTAGAAAGCATACATGTAACCTCATTCTCTCAAAGTTGTTGTTCAATTCAATGCTAGCTTTAGTTTTAAAAATGTTGGACCTGTTACAGAACAAAAAACACAGATCTACTGGCATTTTCTATGAAGAAGTAGCGGTGGCATAGTAGACGGGTCAAGTAATGGGTAGGTCCGGGTTGGGTACAACAAATTAATGACATGCTAACAACCTTCAaccagtttgacccgtttcactTTCACCCAATGCATTTTGTCTACAAAGTACTCGCCATCATACATGTCACCGTTTATGCATAACCATGTAATCACACATAAGTTTAATTCTTATAACATTTTCTTTCTTCACATATATATGTTCGCTGTTGACATTTTTTCATAAGATTAACTAACATTTCTTTATATCTTGTGATAAACACTATAAATTTTTAAAAAGAGTAATAAAAATGCTAAAAAACACCAACTTTTGTAACATCAAGTGAGTGGGAACAAAGTGCAAAAACCGTTACGATTGCATTTTAGCGACAACAGTTGTGGTTAAATGTGAAGAAAAATATACCTCATAAATCTAATCTAAACCAAAAAGATTGTCGTATGTGGTATGCCTTATTCAGCAAGTAGATAAAACCCAAAATCAGAGTTTAAGTCCTCTTCTTACCATATTTATTATTCTGGCCAAATACATGTAGTCATGACCCCTGAAATAATTACACTTGCCAGTCAACATCCCCTTACATAAATCCCATTTTTGGTTTGATAAGTAAGACTATTCGTATCTGTGTTTTCTTTAAAATATTGTTGCATAAAAATCAACCATTTATTaaaaaaactaaagaaaacaaaagaaGCACATATACCAAACCTCTTCATAAAATTCTTCCTCAAGTTCTTCCGGTGATTAATTAGAAGGCTCACTTCCATATATAGAACTAAGCTCTTCATAGCTTGAAGAGATTATATAATGCCTTCGATGCGGAAGGATTGAAGCAAGCGCACGAGTTATAGTTGTTGCAGCTGCAGCCCGCTCCGGGACGTGTAACATAATTATAACACATATTTTAGTGATAATTTGCATTATCTTTGCTTGAGTAAATACATTTGATCAACTACAAGTGTTATTGATTTTAAATACAAATCAAAACCGTGTTTATATAGCCTTTGAGCACTCTGTAATATTTCTCCTTTGTGGAGCTTAGCTTAAAGAAGAGATTGTTAAAAGTTAAAACCACAACATACACAATTCCTGCTATAAGCTACCAATGCCCAATCCACTTGCCTCCAAAATACCAATTAAATACCGAACAAAACCTAATTACACCACGATGAAGCTTTACACAATCTATCCAAGTCACTGAGTTGCATATCAGAGCGTGTATAACTTTAATCTAACAACTCACTAACAAAAATCATATACCTAAGTTACATACTAACCCTAATAGTTAAACCTGCGTACATTTTCACTGATAATCATCATGAACTGTTATTACACTGAGCTAATTAGATCGAAACAGAATCAATTAACATAACAATATGATCAAGTTACCTCAGGATGATCGGAATTCGATGGAAGAAAACCGAGAGATCTTGCGGAACAGACTGAACAGATAAGCTTCTCACCGACCATCGAAAAATCCATATCGTTGTCGTCTTCGTCGCCGCCGGTCGGTCCACCATCTTTGTTCCTCCAACATTAATCGTCGACACTCCTCGAAACCCTAGAAGCCTCTGTCATCGGCCGGATACCACCACCGTCGTCAATctcaatctctctctctccccctctctACTCTGAGAAAAGAACGCGTGTTTGTGGATTAAGTTTAGAAGAAAGAAAAAAAGTATGGGTGACGCATGTTTGAGAACGATGATGAGGCCAACACCTCCAAATAGTCCAATCAGACCACAACAACACTACATTCACTATTCATTTGCTTTCTCTATTATCAGATATAGATTGGTTTTTGTGGCCACTATCATATGACATGTATCATGCATATGGTCAAATGGTTTAAGGCTTAGTTTGTATTTTAGTGTTGGTGTATTTGGAACATGTAAGCAACAATATTAACCTTAATTCATAAGGTATACTGCAATTCCCTTATATTTGTTGGATTTAATTTTGACTTATGGTTCTTATTATTtagttttattaattaatattccGGTTGTTTTATTTAGtgttaaaaataaagaaaaaaaatcgTGGCTTTGACCGAATTGAGTGGGATCGGAACGTTGGAAGTCCACGTTTCTTTTAGTAGGCTAGGTTGGTTGCAGTCTTTGTTTTGACTCCACTTTTTATGGTGTACGTTAGCTTATTTCAGTAGGTTTGGAGTCCATGTAAGGCTATATATATAGCTCTCTTTATTGAATAAAATTATCATCTTCTGCAACATTTATTTCAtattttcctttctttctttctgcAAATACAAATACATATAATACGAGAGTTTGTGTTGTGAGTAAATTTGAGGCTTGaaaccaacatttggtatcagagcacccAGGTTAGGGGT
The Helianthus annuus cultivar XRQ/B chromosome 6, HanXRQr2.0-SUNRISE, whole genome shotgun sequence genome window above contains:
- the LOC110865265 gene encoding peroxisomal (S)-2-hydroxy-acid oxidase GLO4-like yields the protein MDFSMVGEKLICSVCSARSLGFLPSNSDHPEVGRANVCGLTTKGEYGVKIVIEMLKDELEFTIALSGCPTLNGITRNHIRT